A segment of the Deltaproteobacteria bacterium genome:
CCGCTGATCGATGGGAACGTACTTGAGATTCATCTTTCCAATATAATCACATTCTGGCCGGATCAAACGATTGTTGCGGTATTGTTCGAGGATATGGGCTGTCCATCCCGCTGAACGGGCCACCGCAAAGATACCGGTAAAGAGGTCTGACGGAATCCCAACGGTTTCATAAAGAGAGGCAGAGTAAAAATCGACATTGGGATCTAACCCCTTCATCTCTTTCATTACCTTCTGGATCTCAAGGCTCAACTCAAACCACTTGAGGTTTCCTTTGGCGCGACCCAGTTGCTCTGACATCTGCATCAGATGAATCGCTCGTGGATCCATCGTCTTATAAACCCGATGCCCAAACCCAAAGATTTTCTTCCGATCGGCCAGCTCCTGCTCGATAAAATCCCGCACGCGGGAGACATGACCAATCTGTCGGAGCATCTTGATGACTTCTTCATTCGCCCCTCCATGAAGAGGACCTTTCAGCACCGCAATTGCTGCTGTCACCGAAGAATAAATATCCGAAAGGGTCGAGGCACAGACACGCGCGGCGAAGGTAGAGGCATTAAAGCTATGCTCGGCATGAAGGACCAAGGCGACATCCATCGCCTTGATCGCCTCAGGACGAGGATCTTTCCCTTGTAACTGGTAGAGAAAACGGGTTGCGATATTCTGTCCTTTCTTGTGAGGCACTAATTGATTCCCCTTTCGGAACCGATCAAGCGCCGCCAGAAGAGTCGGAATTTTAGCGACTATCCTCCTCGCCTTGTTCTCATTGGCAGCCCAGGAACGATCCCCCGCCTCTGGGTCAAAATGGGCAAGCATCGAGACGAAGGTCCGAAGCATTCCCATTGCTGAGAGACGTGGGGCAATATGCCGGAGGGTCTCCATGATTTCTTCAGGAATCTCGGATTCCTCGTCCAGCTCTTGTATTAAAAACTTGAGCTCTGACGGGGTGGGTAAACGGTCATTCCAGAGAAGGAAGACCACCTCTTCAAAAGTCGAATGCTCAGCAAGGTCATGGATATTATAGCCTCGATAGACGAGCTCCCCCTTCTTGCCGTCAATCCAGCAGATACTGCTTTGCCCCGCGATGACATCCTCGAGCCCGGCTTTGTATGCAGATTTAGTTCCTTCCGACATAGTGCCCATCGTTTAGCGAACCTATAATCTTTGTCAACCTGATCAAAATCAGAAAAAACTGATTCAAATCCTTTAGCAATGATATTATACCCTTAACGTGCCAAAAACACTATCCCCTCGCGAAGAACTTCTTAAGATTCAAAAGAGGATTTACGCGAAAAATAACGAATTCATCCGGAGCCAGACCCTGATCCAGGAAAAGGGATTCGACACCTATGAGCGCCGGTATAAAAGATATGTCCAAAATTATGCGAAAATCTCTTCTATTGAAGAGCTGATCGAAGAGGTGATGAAATCCCAGATCATCTATCTGGGTGACTACCACACCAACAAACAATCTCAGAGGATGCTTCTCCGCCTCTTGAAACTTCTGACCGAAAAAACCCAAAACTTCTCCGTCGGACTCGAACTCGTCCAGAAAAGAGACCAAAAGATTCTCGATGCCTTCTTGAAAGATCAAATTACCGAAGAGACATTCTTAAAAAAAATACGGTTCCAGAAATATTGGTATTTCGATCTCTGGCAAAATTTCAAACCACTCTTCGACTTCGTCCGCTATTGGAAGATCCCTGTCTATGGGATCGAATGGTCGCTGTCAGGAGACAGCTCCCTTCTCGATCGAGACAAAAAAAATGCGCAGATCATCGCTTCTATTTTGAAAAAAGATCCGACCCGAAAACTGATCGTCTTCATCGGCGATCTTCATATTGCCCCCCCTCACCTCCCGAACCAGGTTCAAACTCTGTTCACAGGGAAGGAAAAACCAAAAGATCTGATCCTGTATCAAAACAGTGAAGCGATTTACTGGAAATTGGCTGAGAGGGAACTCGAAGACAAGACAGAGATCTTGCGGATCGACGAGCGGAGTTTCTGCCTCATCAATACCCCTCCCATCATTGCGCAACAATCTTACCTCAACTGGCTCGAGCATGAAGAGGGGCAGATTGATTATATCGATGCAAAACACAACTTTCTCGAACTGCTGCATCAGATCGCCGGCTTCCTGGAAATCACACTGGAAAAAAATGCTGACGAAGTCGAGGTTTTTACCTGTGGCGACTTGAGTTTTCTGAAGAGGCTCGAGGAGGATGGCGGCTTTTCAAAACAGGAGATCCGACAGATCAAGCGCCAGATCCTCGCCTCGGAGAGCTACTGCATCCCCTCAAAAAAATATGTCTACCTCGCCAATCTTTCCATGAATCATGCCTCGGAAGAGGCGACACACTACCTGAAGTTCCTCTGTTCCGGGACGGAAGAGCCTCGCTATCTTGTCGATGCCTTCTACGCCAATACCCTCCACGAGGCGCTTGGATTTTTCGGCTCCAAGATCATCAATCACAAGAGAAAATGCTTTCATGAAAAGGAATATGAAGAACTCGTCCAATATCTTAAATCAGCCCGAGGAAACCAACAGCGACAATTTGAGCTCGAAATGGCGCTTCTGATCCTCGAACATAAAAAACTCGAGAAGAAAAGATTGCCTCTTCGATCCAAAAAATTCTTCAAATCCCATCCCGATCTCTTCTTCGCGGTGACGCATGGACTTGGTTATATGTTGGGGGACACCCTTTATTACTCCCTCCTTGAGGGGAAAACCTCCAAAGAAGAACTCAAGGCGCTCTTCTTTGACCCAATGAAGGAAGATGGAAAACCTTATGAGACCTACATGCGATTGATTCGGAAGCTCCGAGGGGTCAAGATCCCGAAGAGGGTTTAATCTGACGCTTCCACAAATAATAAATCGCCGGATAGACGAGAAGTTCCATTAAAAACGAAGTAAAGAGCCCACCAACCATCGGGGCAGCGATCCGTTTCATGACATCAGCGCCGGTTCCGGTACTCCACATGATCGGCAAGAGACCGACAAACGCACAGGCGACCGTCATTACCTTGGGACGCACCCGCTTCACCGCCCCATGCAGGATCGCCTCCTTCAGATCACCATCATGTCTCATGAGCCCTTTCCCCTTCGCCTCGTCATAGGCAAGATCGAGATAGAG
Coding sequences within it:
- a CDS encoding ChaN family lipoprotein produces the protein MPKTLSPREELLKIQKRIYAKNNEFIRSQTLIQEKGFDTYERRYKRYVQNYAKISSIEELIEEVMKSQIIYLGDYHTNKQSQRMLLRLLKLLTEKTQNFSVGLELVQKRDQKILDAFLKDQITEETFLKKIRFQKYWYFDLWQNFKPLFDFVRYWKIPVYGIEWSLSGDSSLLDRDKKNAQIIASILKKDPTRKLIVFIGDLHIAPPHLPNQVQTLFTGKEKPKDLILYQNSEAIYWKLAERELEDKTEILRIDERSFCLINTPPIIAQQSYLNWLEHEEGQIDYIDAKHNFLELLHQIAGFLEITLEKNADEVEVFTCGDLSFLKRLEEDGGFSKQEIRQIKRQILASESYCIPSKKYVYLANLSMNHASEEATHYLKFLCSGTEEPRYLVDAFYANTLHEALGFFGSKIINHKRKCFHEKEYEELVQYLKSARGNQQRQFELEMALLILEHKKLEKKRLPLRSKKFFKSHPDLFFAVTHGLGYMLGDTLYYSLLEGKTSKEELKALFFDPMKEDGKPYETYMRLIRKLRGVKIPKRV
- a CDS encoding citrate synthase (catalyzes the formation of citrate from acetyl-CoA and oxaloacetate), which encodes MSEGTKSAYKAGLEDVIAGQSSICWIDGKKGELVYRGYNIHDLAEHSTFEEVVFLLWNDRLPTPSELKFLIQELDEESEIPEEIMETLRHIAPRLSAMGMLRTFVSMLAHFDPEAGDRSWAANENKARRIVAKIPTLLAALDRFRKGNQLVPHKKGQNIATRFLYQLQGKDPRPEAIKAMDVALVLHAEHSFNASTFAARVCASTLSDIYSSVTAAIAVLKGPLHGGANEEVIKMLRQIGHVSRVRDFIEQELADRKKIFGFGHRVYKTMDPRAIHLMQMSEQLGRAKGNLKWFELSLEIQKVMKEMKGLDPNVDFYSASLYETVGIPSDLFTGIFAVARSAGWTAHILEQYRNNRLIRPECDYIGKMNLKYVPIDQR